One genomic segment of Epinephelus fuscoguttatus linkage group LG19, E.fuscoguttatus.final_Chr_v1 includes these proteins:
- the LOC125879274 gene encoding NACHT, LRR and PYD domains-containing protein 12-like isoform X1 has translation MRSCRVTMTSLKEKLWITLEDLREEEFKQLKWLLQQEDIMHTVIQHVKVRPAIPVTRLEKADRQDTVVQMVQSYGTYGALEVTRKVLMKINRNDLVQRLPNIPSTPNTEDVGVVATTSENRETSSIIPRTTTPHLLTADSQTEDLMVPVEKPPRPITSYQQMLKSNLENRFMCIQEGLSGTEDKKRLEDIYTELYITDGGDMQLNRQHEVRKIEMASRKPAETEVLIKRSDIFKHPSGKYIPIKTVLTNGIAGIGKTFLVHKFILDWAEGKANQDVHLIFPFNFRQLNLLKGKRFHLAKLIHECIEETKDIPEDALNYIFTALQKSGNTNYDKSRFKLLFVLDGLDENRLQLDFSAKEKDNTDVTKSAGVEGLLMNLIKGKLLPSARLWITTRPAAANQISLVRVDMVTEVRGFTDPQKEDYFTKRFRDEEQASRIISHIKSSRSLHIMCHIPVFCWITAAVLEDVLRTSDRGELPKTLTEMYTEFLMFQIRQTKEKYGTKKSLQYVQSLAKLAFYQLKKGNLIFYEKDLKESGIHLHEASIYSGVFTQIFKKEHWRRKDKNKGRMFSFVHLSIQEFLAAFYVELSRINSNKNVMAESQMTFKGLGMVFSKTSATEVHRIAIDEALQSPDGHLDLFLRFLLGLSSQTNQELLADLLKQKRVSSNSNQETIQYIKEKFKENLSPERSINLFHCLSELNDHSLVEEIQQYLSSGRLYTQVLSPGQWSALVFILMSSEKHHDVFDLKKYCISERGFLTLLPVFQTSVTYLLSGCGLWDSSCFEALASVLKSNPSHLRELDLSSNCPEDRGVTLLSDGLKNPSCRLELLRLSECQLSEKSCDTLASVLSSKTSCLRELDLSNNNLQHSGVKLLSAGLKSSHCTLKCLRLNLCDLSWMSCGALASVLRSQSSCLKQLELSNNDLRDSGVEVLSGGLESPQCRLEILRLSGCQVTEEGCVSLASALSSNPSHLRELDLSYNHPGDSGVKLLSSGLEDPNWRLDTLRLEPSGVRWLKSGLKKYACELTLDPNTAHRHLILSDDNRKVTRGREEQPYPDHPERFEGQFQLLCQESLTGRCYWEIVWDGKTHVAVTYKGIGRSGEAADCCLGWNEKSWSVEVYDDGYSAYHRAGAVGIFVHPINTTKIAVYLDWPAGTVSFYRVPSENDPCDRFTHLHTFYSRFTEPVYPGFWVGLECSVTLSREPVYVNIPFH, from the exons ATGAGGTCCTGTAGAG TCACGATGACCTCACTAAAGGAGAAGCTCTGGATAACTCTGGAGGATTTGAGGGAAGAGGAATTCAAGCAGCTGAAATGGCTCCTCCAGCAGGAAGACATCATGCACACAGTCATCCAACATGTCAAGGTCCGCCCAGCCATCCCTGTGACCCGGCTCGAGAAGGCAGACAGGCAGGACACCGTTGTTCAGATGGTGCAGAGCTACGGCACTTATGGAGCTCTGGAGGTGACCAGGAAAGTTTTGATGAAGATCAACAGAAATGATCTGGTGCAGAGATTACCAAACATCCCCTCCACACCAAACA cGGAAGATGTTGGTGTTGTGGCGACTACTTCAGAAAACAGAGAGACTTCCTCGATTATACCACGGACAACAACTCCTCACCTTCTAACTGCAGACAGTCAGACTGAAG ATCTGATGGTGCCAGTAGAGAAGCCTCCAAGGCCAATCACATCATACCAACAAATGCTCAAATCCAACCTTGAGAACCGGTTCATGTGCATACAAGAAGGACTGTCAGGTACGGAGGATAAAAAACGCCTGGAAGATATCTATACAGAGCTCTACATCACAGACGGCGGCGACATGCAACTCAACAGGCAACATGAGGTCAGAAAGATTGAGATGGCATCAAGAAAACCAGCAGAAACAGAGGTATTAATCAAACGCAGTGATATCTTCAAACATCCTTCCGGAAAATACATACCTATAAAGACTGTGCTGACCAATGGAATTGCAGGAATAGGGAAGACATTTCTTGTGCataagttcatccttgactGGGCTGAAGGAAAAGCCAATCAAGACGTGCATCTCATATTCCCCTTCAACTTCCGCCAGCTCAATTTACTGAAGGGAAAAAGGTTTCATCTCGCCAAACTCATTCACGAATGTATCGAGGAAACCAAAGACATCCCAGAGGACGCTTTGAATTACATTTTCACAGCACTGCAGAAGTCAGGAAACACCAACTATGACAAGAGTAGATTTAAACTTCTGTTTGTGCTGGATGGGTTAGATGAGAACCGTCTTCAGCTAGACTTCAGCGccaaagaaaaagacaacactgaTGTGACAAAGTCAGCCGGGGTAGAGGGACTGCTGATGAACCTCATTAAAGGGAAACTGCTTCCCTCTGCTCGCCTCTGGATAACCACacgacctgcagcagccaatcaaatctcTCTGGTGCGTGTTGACATggtgacagaggtcagagggttCACTGACCCGCAGAAGGAGGACTACTTCACTAAGAGAttcagagatgaggagcaggcCAGCAGAATCATCTCCCACATCAAGTCATCACGAAGCCTCCACATCATGTGTCAcatcccagtcttctgctggatcactgcgGCAGTTCTGGAGGATGTGTTGAGAACCAGCGACAGAGGAGAGCTgcccaagaccctgactgaGATGTACACAGAGTTCCTTATGTTCCAGATCAGACAGACAAAAGAGAAGTACGGCACAAAGAAGAGCCTTCAATACGTCCAGTCGCTTGCAAAACTGGCATTTTACCAGCTGAAGAAAGGAAACCTGATCTTCTACGAGAAAGACCTTAAAGAGAGTGGAATTCATCTCCATGAAGCATCTATTTACTCCGGGGTGTTCACACAGATCTTTAAAAAGGAGCACTGGAGAAGGAAGGACAAGAACAAGGGAAGAATGTTCAGCTTTGTCCATCTGAGCAttcaggagtttctggctgCTTTTTATGTGGAGCTCTCACGCATTAACAGCAACAAGAACGTGATGGCTGAATCCCAAATGACTTTCAAAGGTCTGGGCATGGTTTTCAGCAAAACATCGGCAACAGAAGTCCACAGGATTGCTATTGACGAGGCCTTACAGAGTCCAGATGGGCACCTGGACTTGTTTCTCCGTTTCCTGTTGGGTCTTTCATCGCAGACCAATCAAGAGCTCCTGGCAGACCTACTGAAACAGAAAAGAGTCAGCTCAAACAGCAATCAGGAAACAATCCAGTACATCAAGGAGAAGTTTAAGGAGAATCTCTCTCCAGAGAGAAGCATCAACCTGTTTCACTGTCTGAGCGAGCTGAATGATCATTCTCTAGTGGAAGAGATCCAGCAGTACCTGAGCTCAGGTAGACTGTACACACAAGTACTGtctcctggtcagtggtcggcTCTGGTGTTCATCTTAATGTCATCAGAAAAACATCACGATGTGTTCGACTTAAAGAAATACTGTATCTCAGAGAGGGGCTTCCTCACACTGCTGCCAGTGTTTCAAACCTCCGTCACGTACCT GTTGAGTGGCTGTGGACTTTGGGACAGTTCATGCTTTGAAGCTCTGGCCTCAGTGCTAAAGTCCAATCCATctcatctgagagagctggatcTGAGCAGCAACTGCCCTGAAGATCGCGGAGTGACTCTGCTCTCTGATGGACTGAAGAACCCCAGTTGTAGGCTGGAATTGCTCAG GTTGAGTGAGTGTCAGCTGTCAGAGAAAAGCTGTGACACTTTGGCCTCAGTTCTCAGCTCCAAGACCTCTTGTCTgcgagagctggacctgagtaacAACAACCTGCAGCACTCTGGAGTGAAGCTCCTCTCTGCTGGACTTAAGAGTTCTCACTGTACATTGAAATGTCTCAG GTTGAATTTGTGCGACCTGTCATGGATGAGCTGTGGAGCACTGGCCTCAGTTCTTCGCTCTCAGTCGTCTTGTTTGAAACAGCTGGAGCTGAGCAACAACGACCTGCGGGATTCAGGAGTAGAGGTGCTCTCTGGTGGACTGGAGAGTCCACAGTGTAGACTGGAAATCCTCAG GCTGTCAGGCTGTCAGGTCACAGAGGAAggctgtgtttctctggcctcagctctgagctccaacccctcccatctgagagagctggacctgagctacAATCATCCAGGAGACTCAGGAGTCAAGCTGCTTTCTTCTGGACTAGAGGATCCAAACTGGAGACTGGACACTCTCAG GTTGGAACCTAGTGGTGTGCGCTGGTTGAAATCTGGTCTGAAGAAGT ATGCCTGTGAACTCACCCTGGACCCGAACACGGCGCACAGACACCTCATTCTGTCTGATGACAACAGAAAAGTGACACGGGGGAGGGAGGAGCAACCATATCCAGACCACCCCGAGAGATTTGAGGGCCAGTTTCAGCTGCTGTGCCAGGAGAGTCTGACTGGTCGCTGTTACTGGGAAATAGTGTGGGATGGAAAGACTCACGTTGCAGTAACTTACAAAGGAATCGGTAGGAGTGGAGAAGCTGCTGACTGCTGTCTTGGATGGAATGAAAAGTCCTGGAGTGTAGAGGTCTATGATGATGGCTACAGTGCCTACCACAGAGCAGGTGCTGTAGGAATATTCGTGCACCCCATTAACACCACCAAGATAGCAGTGTATCTGGATTGGCCTGCTGGCACTGTGTCCTTCTACAGAGTCCCCAGCGAAAACGACCCCTGTGACAGATTTACTCACCTGCACACCTTCTACTCCAGATTCACTGAACCTGTCTACCCTGGGTTCTGGGTTGGGTTAGAGTGCTCCGTGACTCTGAGCCGTGAGCCTGTTTACGTTAACATTCCATTCCATTAA
- the LOC125879274 gene encoding NACHT, LRR and PYD domains-containing protein 12-like isoform X2, with protein sequence MTSLKEKLWITLEDLREEEFKQLKWLLQQEDIMHTVIQHVKVRPAIPVTRLEKADRQDTVVQMVQSYGTYGALEVTRKVLMKINRNDLVQRLPNIPSTPNTEDVGVVATTSENRETSSIIPRTTTPHLLTADSQTEDLMVPVEKPPRPITSYQQMLKSNLENRFMCIQEGLSGTEDKKRLEDIYTELYITDGGDMQLNRQHEVRKIEMASRKPAETEVLIKRSDIFKHPSGKYIPIKTVLTNGIAGIGKTFLVHKFILDWAEGKANQDVHLIFPFNFRQLNLLKGKRFHLAKLIHECIEETKDIPEDALNYIFTALQKSGNTNYDKSRFKLLFVLDGLDENRLQLDFSAKEKDNTDVTKSAGVEGLLMNLIKGKLLPSARLWITTRPAAANQISLVRVDMVTEVRGFTDPQKEDYFTKRFRDEEQASRIISHIKSSRSLHIMCHIPVFCWITAAVLEDVLRTSDRGELPKTLTEMYTEFLMFQIRQTKEKYGTKKSLQYVQSLAKLAFYQLKKGNLIFYEKDLKESGIHLHEASIYSGVFTQIFKKEHWRRKDKNKGRMFSFVHLSIQEFLAAFYVELSRINSNKNVMAESQMTFKGLGMVFSKTSATEVHRIAIDEALQSPDGHLDLFLRFLLGLSSQTNQELLADLLKQKRVSSNSNQETIQYIKEKFKENLSPERSINLFHCLSELNDHSLVEEIQQYLSSGRLYTQVLSPGQWSALVFILMSSEKHHDVFDLKKYCISERGFLTLLPVFQTSVTYLLSGCGLWDSSCFEALASVLKSNPSHLRELDLSSNCPEDRGVTLLSDGLKNPSCRLELLRLSECQLSEKSCDTLASVLSSKTSCLRELDLSNNNLQHSGVKLLSAGLKSSHCTLKCLRLNLCDLSWMSCGALASVLRSQSSCLKQLELSNNDLRDSGVEVLSGGLESPQCRLEILRLSGCQVTEEGCVSLASALSSNPSHLRELDLSYNHPGDSGVKLLSSGLEDPNWRLDTLRLEPSGVRWLKSGLKKYACELTLDPNTAHRHLILSDDNRKVTRGREEQPYPDHPERFEGQFQLLCQESLTGRCYWEIVWDGKTHVAVTYKGIGRSGEAADCCLGWNEKSWSVEVYDDGYSAYHRAGAVGIFVHPINTTKIAVYLDWPAGTVSFYRVPSENDPCDRFTHLHTFYSRFTEPVYPGFWVGLECSVTLSREPVYVNIPFH encoded by the exons ATGACCTCACTAAAGGAGAAGCTCTGGATAACTCTGGAGGATTTGAGGGAAGAGGAATTCAAGCAGCTGAAATGGCTCCTCCAGCAGGAAGACATCATGCACACAGTCATCCAACATGTCAAGGTCCGCCCAGCCATCCCTGTGACCCGGCTCGAGAAGGCAGACAGGCAGGACACCGTTGTTCAGATGGTGCAGAGCTACGGCACTTATGGAGCTCTGGAGGTGACCAGGAAAGTTTTGATGAAGATCAACAGAAATGATCTGGTGCAGAGATTACCAAACATCCCCTCCACACCAAACA cGGAAGATGTTGGTGTTGTGGCGACTACTTCAGAAAACAGAGAGACTTCCTCGATTATACCACGGACAACAACTCCTCACCTTCTAACTGCAGACAGTCAGACTGAAG ATCTGATGGTGCCAGTAGAGAAGCCTCCAAGGCCAATCACATCATACCAACAAATGCTCAAATCCAACCTTGAGAACCGGTTCATGTGCATACAAGAAGGACTGTCAGGTACGGAGGATAAAAAACGCCTGGAAGATATCTATACAGAGCTCTACATCACAGACGGCGGCGACATGCAACTCAACAGGCAACATGAGGTCAGAAAGATTGAGATGGCATCAAGAAAACCAGCAGAAACAGAGGTATTAATCAAACGCAGTGATATCTTCAAACATCCTTCCGGAAAATACATACCTATAAAGACTGTGCTGACCAATGGAATTGCAGGAATAGGGAAGACATTTCTTGTGCataagttcatccttgactGGGCTGAAGGAAAAGCCAATCAAGACGTGCATCTCATATTCCCCTTCAACTTCCGCCAGCTCAATTTACTGAAGGGAAAAAGGTTTCATCTCGCCAAACTCATTCACGAATGTATCGAGGAAACCAAAGACATCCCAGAGGACGCTTTGAATTACATTTTCACAGCACTGCAGAAGTCAGGAAACACCAACTATGACAAGAGTAGATTTAAACTTCTGTTTGTGCTGGATGGGTTAGATGAGAACCGTCTTCAGCTAGACTTCAGCGccaaagaaaaagacaacactgaTGTGACAAAGTCAGCCGGGGTAGAGGGACTGCTGATGAACCTCATTAAAGGGAAACTGCTTCCCTCTGCTCGCCTCTGGATAACCACacgacctgcagcagccaatcaaatctcTCTGGTGCGTGTTGACATggtgacagaggtcagagggttCACTGACCCGCAGAAGGAGGACTACTTCACTAAGAGAttcagagatgaggagcaggcCAGCAGAATCATCTCCCACATCAAGTCATCACGAAGCCTCCACATCATGTGTCAcatcccagtcttctgctggatcactgcgGCAGTTCTGGAGGATGTGTTGAGAACCAGCGACAGAGGAGAGCTgcccaagaccctgactgaGATGTACACAGAGTTCCTTATGTTCCAGATCAGACAGACAAAAGAGAAGTACGGCACAAAGAAGAGCCTTCAATACGTCCAGTCGCTTGCAAAACTGGCATTTTACCAGCTGAAGAAAGGAAACCTGATCTTCTACGAGAAAGACCTTAAAGAGAGTGGAATTCATCTCCATGAAGCATCTATTTACTCCGGGGTGTTCACACAGATCTTTAAAAAGGAGCACTGGAGAAGGAAGGACAAGAACAAGGGAAGAATGTTCAGCTTTGTCCATCTGAGCAttcaggagtttctggctgCTTTTTATGTGGAGCTCTCACGCATTAACAGCAACAAGAACGTGATGGCTGAATCCCAAATGACTTTCAAAGGTCTGGGCATGGTTTTCAGCAAAACATCGGCAACAGAAGTCCACAGGATTGCTATTGACGAGGCCTTACAGAGTCCAGATGGGCACCTGGACTTGTTTCTCCGTTTCCTGTTGGGTCTTTCATCGCAGACCAATCAAGAGCTCCTGGCAGACCTACTGAAACAGAAAAGAGTCAGCTCAAACAGCAATCAGGAAACAATCCAGTACATCAAGGAGAAGTTTAAGGAGAATCTCTCTCCAGAGAGAAGCATCAACCTGTTTCACTGTCTGAGCGAGCTGAATGATCATTCTCTAGTGGAAGAGATCCAGCAGTACCTGAGCTCAGGTAGACTGTACACACAAGTACTGtctcctggtcagtggtcggcTCTGGTGTTCATCTTAATGTCATCAGAAAAACATCACGATGTGTTCGACTTAAAGAAATACTGTATCTCAGAGAGGGGCTTCCTCACACTGCTGCCAGTGTTTCAAACCTCCGTCACGTACCT GTTGAGTGGCTGTGGACTTTGGGACAGTTCATGCTTTGAAGCTCTGGCCTCAGTGCTAAAGTCCAATCCATctcatctgagagagctggatcTGAGCAGCAACTGCCCTGAAGATCGCGGAGTGACTCTGCTCTCTGATGGACTGAAGAACCCCAGTTGTAGGCTGGAATTGCTCAG GTTGAGTGAGTGTCAGCTGTCAGAGAAAAGCTGTGACACTTTGGCCTCAGTTCTCAGCTCCAAGACCTCTTGTCTgcgagagctggacctgagtaacAACAACCTGCAGCACTCTGGAGTGAAGCTCCTCTCTGCTGGACTTAAGAGTTCTCACTGTACATTGAAATGTCTCAG GTTGAATTTGTGCGACCTGTCATGGATGAGCTGTGGAGCACTGGCCTCAGTTCTTCGCTCTCAGTCGTCTTGTTTGAAACAGCTGGAGCTGAGCAACAACGACCTGCGGGATTCAGGAGTAGAGGTGCTCTCTGGTGGACTGGAGAGTCCACAGTGTAGACTGGAAATCCTCAG GCTGTCAGGCTGTCAGGTCACAGAGGAAggctgtgtttctctggcctcagctctgagctccaacccctcccatctgagagagctggacctgagctacAATCATCCAGGAGACTCAGGAGTCAAGCTGCTTTCTTCTGGACTAGAGGATCCAAACTGGAGACTGGACACTCTCAG GTTGGAACCTAGTGGTGTGCGCTGGTTGAAATCTGGTCTGAAGAAGT ATGCCTGTGAACTCACCCTGGACCCGAACACGGCGCACAGACACCTCATTCTGTCTGATGACAACAGAAAAGTGACACGGGGGAGGGAGGAGCAACCATATCCAGACCACCCCGAGAGATTTGAGGGCCAGTTTCAGCTGCTGTGCCAGGAGAGTCTGACTGGTCGCTGTTACTGGGAAATAGTGTGGGATGGAAAGACTCACGTTGCAGTAACTTACAAAGGAATCGGTAGGAGTGGAGAAGCTGCTGACTGCTGTCTTGGATGGAATGAAAAGTCCTGGAGTGTAGAGGTCTATGATGATGGCTACAGTGCCTACCACAGAGCAGGTGCTGTAGGAATATTCGTGCACCCCATTAACACCACCAAGATAGCAGTGTATCTGGATTGGCCTGCTGGCACTGTGTCCTTCTACAGAGTCCCCAGCGAAAACGACCCCTGTGACAGATTTACTCACCTGCACACCTTCTACTCCAGATTCACTGAACCTGTCTACCCTGGGTTCTGGGTTGGGTTAGAGTGCTCCGTGACTCTGAGCCGTGAGCCTGTTTACGTTAACATTCCATTCCATTAA
- the LOC125879274 gene encoding NACHT, LRR and PYD domains-containing protein 12-like isoform X3 has translation MVPVEKPPRPITSYQQMLKSNLENRFMCIQEGLSGTEDKKRLEDIYTELYITDGGDMQLNRQHEVRKIEMASRKPAETEVLIKRSDIFKHPSGKYIPIKTVLTNGIAGIGKTFLVHKFILDWAEGKANQDVHLIFPFNFRQLNLLKGKRFHLAKLIHECIEETKDIPEDALNYIFTALQKSGNTNYDKSRFKLLFVLDGLDENRLQLDFSAKEKDNTDVTKSAGVEGLLMNLIKGKLLPSARLWITTRPAAANQISLVRVDMVTEVRGFTDPQKEDYFTKRFRDEEQASRIISHIKSSRSLHIMCHIPVFCWITAAVLEDVLRTSDRGELPKTLTEMYTEFLMFQIRQTKEKYGTKKSLQYVQSLAKLAFYQLKKGNLIFYEKDLKESGIHLHEASIYSGVFTQIFKKEHWRRKDKNKGRMFSFVHLSIQEFLAAFYVELSRINSNKNVMAESQMTFKGLGMVFSKTSATEVHRIAIDEALQSPDGHLDLFLRFLLGLSSQTNQELLADLLKQKRVSSNSNQETIQYIKEKFKENLSPERSINLFHCLSELNDHSLVEEIQQYLSSGRLYTQVLSPGQWSALVFILMSSEKHHDVFDLKKYCISERGFLTLLPVFQTSVTYLLSGCGLWDSSCFEALASVLKSNPSHLRELDLSSNCPEDRGVTLLSDGLKNPSCRLELLRLSECQLSEKSCDTLASVLSSKTSCLRELDLSNNNLQHSGVKLLSAGLKSSHCTLKCLRLNLCDLSWMSCGALASVLRSQSSCLKQLELSNNDLRDSGVEVLSGGLESPQCRLEILRLSGCQVTEEGCVSLASALSSNPSHLRELDLSYNHPGDSGVKLLSSGLEDPNWRLDTLRLEPSGVRWLKSGLKKYACELTLDPNTAHRHLILSDDNRKVTRGREEQPYPDHPERFEGQFQLLCQESLTGRCYWEIVWDGKTHVAVTYKGIGRSGEAADCCLGWNEKSWSVEVYDDGYSAYHRAGAVGIFVHPINTTKIAVYLDWPAGTVSFYRVPSENDPCDRFTHLHTFYSRFTEPVYPGFWVGLECSVTLSREPVYVNIPFH, from the exons ATGGTGCCAGTAGAGAAGCCTCCAAGGCCAATCACATCATACCAACAAATGCTCAAATCCAACCTTGAGAACCGGTTCATGTGCATACAAGAAGGACTGTCAGGTACGGAGGATAAAAAACGCCTGGAAGATATCTATACAGAGCTCTACATCACAGACGGCGGCGACATGCAACTCAACAGGCAACATGAGGTCAGAAAGATTGAGATGGCATCAAGAAAACCAGCAGAAACAGAGGTATTAATCAAACGCAGTGATATCTTCAAACATCCTTCCGGAAAATACATACCTATAAAGACTGTGCTGACCAATGGAATTGCAGGAATAGGGAAGACATTTCTTGTGCataagttcatccttgactGGGCTGAAGGAAAAGCCAATCAAGACGTGCATCTCATATTCCCCTTCAACTTCCGCCAGCTCAATTTACTGAAGGGAAAAAGGTTTCATCTCGCCAAACTCATTCACGAATGTATCGAGGAAACCAAAGACATCCCAGAGGACGCTTTGAATTACATTTTCACAGCACTGCAGAAGTCAGGAAACACCAACTATGACAAGAGTAGATTTAAACTTCTGTTTGTGCTGGATGGGTTAGATGAGAACCGTCTTCAGCTAGACTTCAGCGccaaagaaaaagacaacactgaTGTGACAAAGTCAGCCGGGGTAGAGGGACTGCTGATGAACCTCATTAAAGGGAAACTGCTTCCCTCTGCTCGCCTCTGGATAACCACacgacctgcagcagccaatcaaatctcTCTGGTGCGTGTTGACATggtgacagaggtcagagggttCACTGACCCGCAGAAGGAGGACTACTTCACTAAGAGAttcagagatgaggagcaggcCAGCAGAATCATCTCCCACATCAAGTCATCACGAAGCCTCCACATCATGTGTCAcatcccagtcttctgctggatcactgcgGCAGTTCTGGAGGATGTGTTGAGAACCAGCGACAGAGGAGAGCTgcccaagaccctgactgaGATGTACACAGAGTTCCTTATGTTCCAGATCAGACAGACAAAAGAGAAGTACGGCACAAAGAAGAGCCTTCAATACGTCCAGTCGCTTGCAAAACTGGCATTTTACCAGCTGAAGAAAGGAAACCTGATCTTCTACGAGAAAGACCTTAAAGAGAGTGGAATTCATCTCCATGAAGCATCTATTTACTCCGGGGTGTTCACACAGATCTTTAAAAAGGAGCACTGGAGAAGGAAGGACAAGAACAAGGGAAGAATGTTCAGCTTTGTCCATCTGAGCAttcaggagtttctggctgCTTTTTATGTGGAGCTCTCACGCATTAACAGCAACAAGAACGTGATGGCTGAATCCCAAATGACTTTCAAAGGTCTGGGCATGGTTTTCAGCAAAACATCGGCAACAGAAGTCCACAGGATTGCTATTGACGAGGCCTTACAGAGTCCAGATGGGCACCTGGACTTGTTTCTCCGTTTCCTGTTGGGTCTTTCATCGCAGACCAATCAAGAGCTCCTGGCAGACCTACTGAAACAGAAAAGAGTCAGCTCAAACAGCAATCAGGAAACAATCCAGTACATCAAGGAGAAGTTTAAGGAGAATCTCTCTCCAGAGAGAAGCATCAACCTGTTTCACTGTCTGAGCGAGCTGAATGATCATTCTCTAGTGGAAGAGATCCAGCAGTACCTGAGCTCAGGTAGACTGTACACACAAGTACTGtctcctggtcagtggtcggcTCTGGTGTTCATCTTAATGTCATCAGAAAAACATCACGATGTGTTCGACTTAAAGAAATACTGTATCTCAGAGAGGGGCTTCCTCACACTGCTGCCAGTGTTTCAAACCTCCGTCACGTACCT GTTGAGTGGCTGTGGACTTTGGGACAGTTCATGCTTTGAAGCTCTGGCCTCAGTGCTAAAGTCCAATCCATctcatctgagagagctggatcTGAGCAGCAACTGCCCTGAAGATCGCGGAGTGACTCTGCTCTCTGATGGACTGAAGAACCCCAGTTGTAGGCTGGAATTGCTCAG GTTGAGTGAGTGTCAGCTGTCAGAGAAAAGCTGTGACACTTTGGCCTCAGTTCTCAGCTCCAAGACCTCTTGTCTgcgagagctggacctgagtaacAACAACCTGCAGCACTCTGGAGTGAAGCTCCTCTCTGCTGGACTTAAGAGTTCTCACTGTACATTGAAATGTCTCAG GTTGAATTTGTGCGACCTGTCATGGATGAGCTGTGGAGCACTGGCCTCAGTTCTTCGCTCTCAGTCGTCTTGTTTGAAACAGCTGGAGCTGAGCAACAACGACCTGCGGGATTCAGGAGTAGAGGTGCTCTCTGGTGGACTGGAGAGTCCACAGTGTAGACTGGAAATCCTCAG GCTGTCAGGCTGTCAGGTCACAGAGGAAggctgtgtttctctggcctcagctctgagctccaacccctcccatctgagagagctggacctgagctacAATCATCCAGGAGACTCAGGAGTCAAGCTGCTTTCTTCTGGACTAGAGGATCCAAACTGGAGACTGGACACTCTCAG GTTGGAACCTAGTGGTGTGCGCTGGTTGAAATCTGGTCTGAAGAAGT ATGCCTGTGAACTCACCCTGGACCCGAACACGGCGCACAGACACCTCATTCTGTCTGATGACAACAGAAAAGTGACACGGGGGAGGGAGGAGCAACCATATCCAGACCACCCCGAGAGATTTGAGGGCCAGTTTCAGCTGCTGTGCCAGGAGAGTCTGACTGGTCGCTGTTACTGGGAAATAGTGTGGGATGGAAAGACTCACGTTGCAGTAACTTACAAAGGAATCGGTAGGAGTGGAGAAGCTGCTGACTGCTGTCTTGGATGGAATGAAAAGTCCTGGAGTGTAGAGGTCTATGATGATGGCTACAGTGCCTACCACAGAGCAGGTGCTGTAGGAATATTCGTGCACCCCATTAACACCACCAAGATAGCAGTGTATCTGGATTGGCCTGCTGGCACTGTGTCCTTCTACAGAGTCCCCAGCGAAAACGACCCCTGTGACAGATTTACTCACCTGCACACCTTCTACTCCAGATTCACTGAACCTGTCTACCCTGGGTTCTGGGTTGGGTTAGAGTGCTCCGTGACTCTGAGCCGTGAGCCTGTTTACGTTAACATTCCATTCCATTAA